A window from Candidatus Nitrosotalea sinensis encodes these proteins:
- a CDS encoding MIP/aquaporin family protein: MVNTRAWLAEAIGTYALVFFGPLSIILSVAYFGSILTIPSLVVIALAHGAAIGLMVYTFGHVSGCHINPAVTISMLVTRRINIKDGIGYIISQIIGAIVAASTLKAILPQLGDKVHFGTQGGPSAIINNSVVSGFTLEAIFTFFLVTVIFMTAVHKKAPAGMYGLAIGGMIFLLHLVGVPLTGASMNPARTLGPAIISGYWDYHWMYWAGPIVGAIIAGLVMNYVFVKKAEKEVS; this comes from the coding sequence ATGGTTAACACTCGTGCATGGCTTGCAGAAGCAATAGGCACATACGCCCTTGTCTTCTTTGGGCCATTGTCTATAATCCTGTCAGTTGCATATTTTGGTTCTATTCTTACTATTCCTTCACTTGTAGTTATAGCACTAGCACATGGTGCTGCAATAGGCTTGATGGTCTATACATTTGGTCATGTATCTGGGTGCCACATCAATCCAGCTGTTACAATATCCATGCTTGTGACAAGAAGAATCAACATCAAGGATGGAATTGGATATATCATATCTCAGATAATTGGTGCAATTGTTGCGGCATCAACGTTGAAGGCAATCTTGCCACAACTTGGAGATAAGGTACACTTTGGAACCCAGGGAGGACCAAGTGCTATCATCAACAACAGCGTAGTCTCTGGATTTACACTTGAAGCAATTTTCACGTTCTTCTTGGTTACTGTCATATTCATGACTGCCGTGCACAAAAAGGCGCCAGCAGGAATGTATGGTCTTGCAATTGGTGGAATGATATTTTTGCTTCACTTGGTAGGTGTACCACTTACAGGAGCAAGTATGAATCCTGCAAGAACTTTGGGACCTGCAATAATCTCCGGTTACTGGGACTATCACTGGATGTACTGGGCTGGACCTATTGTCGGTGCAATAATTGCAGGACTTGTAATGAACTATGTCTTTGTGAAAAAAGCCGAAAAAGAAGTTTCCTAA
- a CDS encoding uracil-DNA glycosylase family protein: MIRYKISKNMRVLFVGINPHPGSFSRGVPFSNNKMFWYLLSRSGAIKESVNQLRDDKELRHVYNTRFNQVYRFGFLNLVNRPTRVVSELQRGEENNGKRKILKTIREYRPATVCFVGKVTYEKFSHAKKFRFGWQCDIYASKSFVMHFPLRGKAIVRIKDLKCIMKQFKTH, translated from the coding sequence TTGATAAGATACAAGATATCAAAAAATATGAGAGTCCTCTTTGTTGGAATAAACCCACATCCTGGTTCTTTTAGTCGTGGCGTACCATTCTCAAATAACAAAATGTTCTGGTATCTTTTGAGCAGGTCAGGAGCGATTAAAGAAAGTGTCAATCAATTACGAGACGACAAAGAACTAAGGCACGTATACAATACAAGATTCAACCAGGTGTACAGATTTGGCTTTTTGAATCTAGTAAACAGACCTACCCGTGTTGTGTCAGAACTACAAAGGGGAGAAGAAAATAATGGAAAAAGAAAAATCCTGAAGACAATCAGAGAGTATAGACCTGCAACAGTTTGTTTTGTTGGAAAAGTAACTTATGAAAAGTTTTCACATGCTAAGAAATTTAGATTTGGATGGCAATGCGATATTTATGCTTCAAAATCATTTGTAATGCATTTTCCGTTACGTGGAAAGGCAATTGTAAGGATAAAGGATCTCAAGTGCATTATGAAACAATTCAAGACTCACTAA
- a CDS encoding Rieske (2Fe-2S) protein, translating to MTQDFKKTLKVSEVPLGQMKTVEFENDTVCIVNVGGKFYALNNVCTHEGGPLAEGTLSEYEVECPWHGARFDVRTGEVKSPPAESPVSTYEIKIDQDDIWIRKSIK from the coding sequence ATGACTCAGGACTTTAAGAAAACTTTGAAAGTTAGTGAGGTACCACTAGGCCAAATGAAGACTGTGGAATTTGAAAATGATACCGTATGTATTGTAAATGTTGGAGGGAAATTCTATGCACTAAACAATGTTTGTACACATGAAGGAGGACCTCTTGCTGAGGGGACATTAAGTGAGTATGAGGTAGAGTGCCCATGGCACGGTGCCAGATTTGATGTAAGAACTGGAGAAGTAAAGTCTCCACCTGCAGAATCACCAGTCTCCACATATGAAATAAAAATAGACCAGGATGACATATGGATTCGAAAATCAATCAAATAG
- a CDS encoding universal stress protein — translation MVIKNIKKILVPLDGSKNSFKGLDEAIYLARHFNSSITALCVIPSYPPLPLMGKQIPYEKHILEQVKKFMANAKKTCVNNKVRFNEKIIKGIATLDISEFAFDNKFDLIVIGSRGMNPVKELFLGSVSNSVAHKSKIPVLIVK, via the coding sequence ATGGTCATCAAAAATATCAAAAAGATTCTAGTACCTTTGGACGGCTCAAAGAATTCGTTTAAAGGACTTGATGAGGCAATATACCTAGCTCGACACTTTAATTCTTCCATAACTGCACTATGTGTAATCCCATCATATCCACCCTTACCATTAATGGGTAAACAAATCCCTTATGAAAAACATATCCTAGAACAAGTGAAAAAATTTATGGCAAATGCAAAAAAGACATGTGTAAACAACAAAGTAAGATTCAATGAAAAGATAATCAAGGGGATTGCTACGTTAGACATTTCTGAATTTGCATTTGACAATAAATTTGATTTGATAGTAATAGGTTCTAGGGGAATGAACCCTGTCAAAGAGCTATTTCTAGGAAGCGTATCAAATTCGGTAGCACATAAATCCAAGATACCGGTTTTGATTGTCAAATAG
- a CDS encoding DUF488 domain-containing protein — protein sequence MIKIKRVYEEYSSEDGFRILIDRLWPRGVSKSNAHVDLWFKEIAPTEQLRKWFSHDPKKWESFKKKYIKELRENKPSLDKIKSLKKEHKIITLVFAAKDEQHNNAVVLMGILRTL from the coding sequence ATGATCAAGATAAAACGAGTTTATGAAGAATATTCATCAGAGGATGGTTTTAGGATTTTAATCGACAGATTATGGCCAAGAGGAGTTTCAAAATCCAACGCACATGTGGACTTGTGGTTTAAGGAAATAGCACCAACAGAACAACTAAGAAAATGGTTTTCCCATGATCCAAAAAAATGGGAATCCTTCAAGAAAAAATACATCAAAGAATTAAGGGAGAATAAACCATCATTAGATAAAATCAAGAGTCTCAAAAAAGAACACAAAATTATAACATTGGTTTTCGCTGCAAAGGATGAACAGCACAACAATGCTGTTGTCTTGATGGGAATTTTACGCACGTTGTGA
- a CDS encoding MarC family protein: protein MIPDILVGLPKAIITLFVVIDPIACVPVIIALTGKMETKQKKSISNLTIITVAILLFIFAFVGTTLLSTLSISIYSFMIAGGVLLFLVSMELLTHGEWKFGSQNLQDESGIVPLAFPLLAGPGALTTVMLSFETYGPLVTGLSIIIVSGITYAILRSVEPIYRFLGKRGSMIVTRIFAIIIAAFAVQFVIDGIKQIFSLN, encoded by the coding sequence ATGATTCCTGATATCTTAGTTGGACTTCCAAAGGCCATCATAACACTATTTGTGGTAATTGATCCAATTGCATGTGTTCCTGTAATTATTGCACTTACAGGCAAGATGGAAACAAAACAAAAGAAATCAATTTCAAATCTCACAATAATCACCGTAGCAATCTTACTTTTTATTTTTGCATTTGTTGGTACCACACTTCTTTCAACCCTCAGTATTTCCATATACAGTTTTATGATTGCAGGTGGTGTTCTGCTTTTCTTGGTTTCAATGGAGTTGCTCACACATGGAGAATGGAAATTTGGAAGTCAGAATTTACAAGATGAATCAGGAATTGTACCGCTTGCCTTTCCACTACTTGCCGGACCTGGCGCCCTGACAACTGTAATGCTGTCATTTGAAACCTATGGTCCTCTAGTGACAGGATTGTCAATAATTATAGTATCAGGTATTACGTATGCAATTTTACGATCAGTTGAACCAATTTACCGATTCTTGGGAAAAAGAGGTTCCATGATTGTTACAAGAATATTTGCAATAATTATAGCAGCTTTTGCAGTACAGTTTGTCATCGATGGCATCAAACAGATATTTTCATTGAATTAA
- a CDS encoding DUF1059 domain-containing protein, producing MNKVFKCADMGFECKWIAIAKTENELMVLIKDHAAKCHDLKNITKEIATKVKSVIRDQ from the coding sequence ATGAACAAAGTTTTCAAATGTGCTGACATGGGCTTTGAGTGTAAATGGATTGCAATCGCAAAGACCGAAAACGAACTCATGGTATTGATAAAAGATCATGCAGCTAAATGTCATGATTTAAAAAATATAACCAAAGAAATTGCAACCAAAGTCAAGTCTGTAATCAGAGATCAATGA